A single genomic interval of Bradyrhizobium sp. sBnM-33 harbors:
- a CDS encoding alpha/beta hydrolase family esterase, whose protein sequence is MLRQDIVGEATRLTRAGRLVEATALLQRMLRDESAPDPESRIGHPAFIGQEPSMIDAKANAIEENDSPDLARPPFAEPRMLREFLDRTRQRPGFNLRTVIERKPLSPSDIVPHGTRFIEGTYRNPAGSRAYKLFIPSRYQDQSLPLIVMLHGCTQSPDDFAAGTRMNFIAEEQSCFVVYPAQRSEANQAKCWNWFRPADQQRGKGEPSLIAGITRQVMRDFSIDPNRVYVGGLSAGAAAAAIMGITYKDLYAAIGVHSGLACGAAIDLPSALVAMRQGGGASHSVTLCDGPPVPTIVFHGDCDTTVHPNNSDQILAQSVRAMNLQKKVVRGQVPGGHAYTRTILSDANGRGILEHWDIHGAGHAWSGGNPAGSYTDPKGPDAAREMLRFFLEHSLPQRSG, encoded by the coding sequence ATGCTCAGACAGGACATAGTTGGCGAAGCCACACGCCTCACGCGCGCTGGCCGACTCGTGGAGGCCACCGCGCTCCTTCAACGCATGCTGCGCGACGAAAGCGCGCCAGACCCGGAATCGCGCATCGGTCATCCCGCATTTATTGGACAAGAGCCGTCGATGATTGACGCGAAGGCCAATGCTATTGAGGAGAACGATAGCCCGGACCTGGCGCGGCCTCCATTCGCTGAACCTCGCATGCTCCGCGAGTTTCTCGATCGCACAAGGCAGCGCCCTGGGTTCAACTTGCGAACTGTGATTGAGCGCAAGCCGCTTTCCCCGTCGGATATCGTGCCTCACGGCACAAGGTTCATCGAAGGAACCTACCGCAATCCGGCGGGAAGCCGTGCCTACAAGCTTTTCATCCCCAGCCGCTATCAGGACCAATCGCTTCCTTTGATCGTGATGCTACACGGCTGCACTCAATCCCCGGACGATTTCGCCGCCGGTACGAGGATGAACTTCATCGCTGAAGAACAATCTTGCTTCGTGGTCTATCCGGCCCAGCGCAGCGAGGCAAACCAGGCGAAATGCTGGAATTGGTTTCGCCCAGCCGACCAGCAGCGGGGCAAAGGTGAACCCTCGCTTATCGCGGGCATCACTCGCCAAGTCATGCGCGACTTTTCGATCGACCCCAATCGTGTCTATGTTGGTGGACTATCGGCCGGAGCTGCCGCTGCTGCGATCATGGGAATTACCTATAAGGATCTGTACGCAGCGATCGGCGTACATTCTGGCCTTGCCTGCGGGGCCGCCATTGACCTTCCATCTGCGTTGGTCGCCATGCGACAAGGTGGCGGAGCCAGTCACAGCGTTACTTTATGTGATGGACCACCTGTTCCAACTATTGTTTTTCACGGCGATTGCGACACTACCGTGCATCCCAACAACAGCGATCAAATTCTTGCGCAGTCTGTGAGAGCGATGAACCTGCAAAAGAAGGTTGTTCGCGGCCAGGTACCTGGAGGGCATGCCTATACCCGCACGATCCTTAGCGACGCGAATGGGCGCGGAATATTGGAGCACTGGGATATCCACGGAGCTGGTCACGCATGGTCCGGAGGCAATCCTGCCGGTTCCTACACTGATCCGAAAGGACCGGACGCAGCAAGGGAAATGCTGCGTTTTTTCCTCGAGCATTCGCTCCCACAGCGATCAGGTTAG
- a CDS encoding CopG family transcriptional regulator, which translates to MTSNVRELRPKPPESEKITINLGYVDLGQVDLMVQEGFYSNRTDFIRTAIRNQLERHADVVKQSTTRKSLDLGLRHFSREDLEAARRAGEMLHINVLGLASIAQDVTPELARAAIASVCVLGALQASPAVKAALVDRTR; encoded by the coding sequence ATGACGAGCAACGTCCGCGAACTCCGGCCAAAGCCCCCGGAAAGCGAAAAAATCACGATCAATCTCGGCTATGTCGATCTTGGTCAGGTCGACTTGATGGTTCAGGAAGGTTTCTACTCGAACCGTACCGATTTCATTCGAACGGCAATCCGCAACCAGCTGGAACGTCACGCGGACGTCGTCAAACAGTCAACGACCCGAAAAAGTTTGGATCTGGGTCTGAGGCACTTCAGCCGAGAGGATCTCGAAGCGGCGCGGCGAGCCGGGGAAATGCTGCACATCAACGTTTTGGGCCTTGCCAGTATCGCTCAAGATGTCACGCCCGAGCTTGCTCGCGCCGCAATTGCTTCGGTCTGCGTCCTAGGCGCTTTGCAGGCCAGTCCGGCGGTCAAGGCCGCCCTCGTCGATAGAACACGGTGA
- a CDS encoding alpha/beta fold hydrolase, which yields MFPIFSVTDAFRRAVGEMLESAGYGPHETAWDRVAHPDFRLRRYAQSAANPSSALIVPAPIKRAYIFDLLPDVSVVRCLIQAGFAVYLYEWPEEQDGKSDLESSIRSLSLAAEMIATEHRGPSILVGHSLGGTLAAITAAIEPHLVSKLVLVEAPLKFGEQTGALGPIVLSSPTAPLGAVPGSLLDLASVVAAPEEFVIGRYSDSCTSLLDPEALAIHVAVIRWSLDEFAPSGPLIRDVIQLLYREDRFARNELHLFGRDARSDSLAKIPVAAIVDHASRVVPSLSVLGALKNPSIFSYEREIGVALQHVGPLVGRQAHRKIWPKVIDWMRGRQR from the coding sequence ATGTTTCCGATTTTCTCGGTTACCGACGCCTTTAGAAGGGCAGTTGGCGAAATGCTGGAAAGTGCGGGCTACGGGCCGCATGAAACGGCATGGGACCGCGTTGCGCATCCCGATTTCCGACTACGCCGCTACGCACAGTCGGCGGCGAACCCTTCGTCAGCCTTGATTGTACCCGCCCCGATCAAGCGGGCCTACATATTCGACCTCTTGCCGGACGTGAGCGTGGTGCGGTGTCTCATCCAGGCGGGATTCGCCGTCTACCTGTACGAATGGCCAGAGGAACAGGATGGCAAGTCGGACCTTGAATCCAGCATACGCTCACTCAGCCTTGCAGCTGAAATGATCGCGACCGAGCATCGCGGCCCATCCATCCTCGTTGGGCACTCTCTTGGTGGGACCCTTGCCGCGATCACCGCGGCTATTGAGCCGCACCTGGTCAGCAAACTCGTGCTTGTTGAAGCTCCCCTAAAATTCGGCGAACAGACCGGAGCGCTAGGGCCGATTGTGCTGTCTTCGCCAACAGCGCCGCTCGGTGCTGTTCCAGGAAGTCTGCTCGATCTGGCGAGCGTTGTCGCGGCACCGGAAGAATTCGTTATCGGGCGTTATAGCGATAGCTGCACAAGCTTGCTGGATCCGGAAGCGCTGGCAATCCATGTTGCCGTCATTCGCTGGAGTCTGGACGAGTTCGCGCCCAGCGGCCCACTGATCCGAGATGTAATCCAGCTGCTCTACCGTGAAGACCGATTCGCGCGCAACGAGCTTCATTTGTTTGGGCGGGATGCCCGATCCGACTCGCTGGCCAAAATACCCGTCGCGGCAATTGTCGATCATGCAAGCCGAGTGGTCCCATCCTTGTCCGTCTTAGGAGCGTTGAAGAACCCTTCGATATTTTCGTATGAGCGAGAAATCGGAGTGGCGCTTCAGCACGTGGGACCACTTGTGGGCAGGCAGGCGCATCGAAAAATCTGGCCTAAGGTAATTGATTGGATGCGCGGGCGCCAACGGTGA
- a CDS encoding amino acid synthesis family protein: MTVYDIRKTQVSIEEVWHERGPRRPQPLLIGTALAVINNPYAGRYEPDLMPFQAGLRDLGRQLARTLCERLGGKDAIEAYGKGAIVGGDGELEHGAVWHEAGGAAIREVISQAKAIVPAANTVGAIGTRLMVPLGHIEAAYVRSHFGTAEMTIWDAPRGDEIVFGLVMATGGRTHARIGGLSVNAISVHDGQR; the protein is encoded by the coding sequence GTGACAGTGTACGATATCAGGAAGACGCAGGTCTCGATCGAGGAAGTCTGGCACGAACGCGGCCCGCGTCGGCCGCAGCCGCTTCTGATCGGCACTGCGCTCGCCGTCATCAACAATCCCTATGCCGGCCGCTATGAGCCGGACCTAATGCCGTTTCAGGCCGGCTTGCGCGACCTTGGCCGGCAACTGGCGCGCACGCTGTGCGAGCGGCTGGGCGGCAAGGATGCCATCGAAGCCTATGGCAAGGGCGCGATCGTCGGCGGCGACGGCGAGCTCGAGCACGGCGCAGTCTGGCACGAGGCGGGCGGTGCTGCGATCCGCGAAGTGATTTCGCAGGCCAAGGCGATCGTGCCTGCGGCCAACACCGTCGGCGCGATCGGCACGCGGCTGATGGTCCCGCTCGGCCACATCGAGGCGGCCTACGTCCGCAGCCATTTCGGCACCGCCGAGATGACGATCTGGGACGCGCCGCGGGGTGACGAGATCGTGTTCGGGCTCGTCATGGCAACCGGCGGACGGACGCACGCGCGCATCGGCGGCCTCTCGGTCAACGCGATCTCAGTCCACGACGGGCAACGATGA
- a CDS encoding fumarylacetoacetate hydrolase family protein, whose product MRLLSFLNNGKETWGAIVGDGVVDLGSKLPHATLQDFIASSDFERRDSIVAGHKPDLKLADVKYLPVIPRPEKIVCAVRNYLDHHQEAVAHGMKREITAFPPIFLRVWRSQVGHDAPVIRPKVSTHLDWEGELAVIIGKPGRCISEADAMAHVAGYSIYNDVSVRDYQMHAQQIAAGKNFVGTGPFGPWMVTTDELPDPTKLKLETRLNGKTVQKSDTSFLIFSIPRLINYASEIFDLMPGDVIATGTPAGVGFTRKPPMFLVPGDVVEVEVEKIGVLRNPVVDEAAQ is encoded by the coding sequence ATGCGGCTGCTTTCATTTCTGAACAATGGCAAGGAGACCTGGGGAGCGATCGTCGGCGACGGCGTGGTCGACCTCGGCAGCAAGCTGCCCCACGCCACGCTGCAGGACTTCATCGCAAGCTCCGATTTCGAGAGGCGCGATAGCATCGTGGCCGGCCACAAGCCGGACCTGAAGCTAGCCGACGTCAAATATCTTCCGGTGATCCCGCGTCCCGAAAAGATCGTCTGCGCCGTCCGCAACTATCTTGACCATCACCAGGAGGCCGTTGCCCACGGCATGAAGCGCGAGATCACCGCGTTTCCGCCGATCTTCCTGCGGGTCTGGCGTTCCCAGGTCGGGCACGACGCGCCGGTGATCCGGCCGAAAGTGTCGACGCATCTCGATTGGGAAGGCGAACTCGCCGTCATCATCGGCAAGCCCGGCCGCTGTATCTCGGAGGCCGATGCCATGGCCCATGTCGCCGGCTATTCGATCTACAATGACGTCAGCGTGCGCGACTATCAGATGCATGCGCAGCAGATCGCCGCCGGCAAGAATTTCGTCGGCACCGGGCCGTTCGGGCCGTGGATGGTGACGACGGACGAGTTGCCCGATCCGACCAAGCTGAAGCTTGAGACCCGCCTCAACGGCAAGACGGTACAGAAGTCGGACACCTCGTTCCTGATCTTCTCGATTCCGCGGCTGATCAATTACGCCTCCGAGATCTTCGACCTGATGCCGGGCGACGTCATCGCCACCGGCACGCCGGCCGGTGTCGGCTTCACGCGCAAGCCGCCGATGTTCCTGGTGCCGGGCGACGTCGTCGAGGTCGAGGTGGAGAAGATCGGCGTGCTGCGTAACCCCGTGGTCGATGAGGCCGCGCAGTGA
- a CDS encoding GntR family transcriptional regulator produces the protein MTTIALKARKEFGKTLASDIAHRLRNEIVTCQLKPNESLKFDALRLSFGASFTTLREALTLLVAEGLVVAEEQRGYKVAPVTIEDLHDLTHARILIEVDLMRRSIEKGNDDWEIRVISSLHRLAKIEERAPEDYASNAEWKAAHRQFHEALVSASGSPTLLAVRNSLFDRAERYRNLSAMFRPHPRDKVGEHRALMQAAIGRNADQACALIASHIQTTSDNVAKYASGVISAG, from the coding sequence ATGACAACGATAGCCCTCAAGGCGCGCAAGGAATTCGGCAAGACGCTCGCCTCCGATATCGCCCACCGGCTGCGAAACGAGATCGTCACCTGCCAGCTCAAGCCGAATGAATCGCTGAAGTTCGATGCGCTGCGCCTGTCGTTTGGCGCCAGCTTCACGACGCTGCGCGAAGCCTTGACGTTGCTGGTGGCGGAGGGGCTCGTCGTCGCCGAAGAGCAGCGTGGCTACAAGGTCGCGCCGGTGACGATTGAGGATCTGCACGACCTGACGCATGCCCGCATCCTGATCGAGGTCGATCTGATGCGACGCTCGATTGAAAAGGGCAATGACGACTGGGAAATAAGGGTTATCTCGTCACTTCACCGGCTCGCCAAGATCGAGGAGCGGGCCCCGGAAGATTATGCAAGCAATGCCGAATGGAAGGCGGCGCACCGCCAGTTCCACGAGGCGCTGGTCTCGGCATCGGGATCGCCGACGCTGCTTGCCGTGCGCAACTCGCTGTTCGACCGCGCCGAGCGCTACCGCAATCTATCGGCCATGTTCAGGCCGCACCCGCGCGACAAGGTCGGCGAGCATCGCGCGTTGATGCAGGCCGCGATCGGACGCAACGCCGATCAGGCGTGCGCCTTGATCGCGAGCCATATCCAGACCACGTCCGACAACGTCGCCAAATACGCCTCCGGCGTGATCAGCGCCGGCTGA
- a CDS encoding zinc-dependent alcohol dehydrogenase family protein → MKAVLVHRPGGPEALDYVEVPMPTLGERDVLIRAQAFGIGQPDKLIRSGVYKWMPPLPANPGNDVAGILEAVGAQVSGLTVGQRVLLSARDLAQRGGCYAEYVAAPADAVHVLPDNVAFEDAVCLPNYQVAWALLHNCGSATPPHSALVIGAAGGVGTSLVQLAKIAGMKVIGTVSTPEKAAFARKMGADEIIYYRNEDVVARTRALTGGRGVSLVLDHVCGPEFYSYLGALDKWGTIVSYNAFAGLPTEGLMGEMRKYLDICPAIRCFSFHIYDDDREGRREIMRKVIGYLAEGAIRPSIFKRFKLSQVRAAHELLDSGAAFGKIVMTPD, encoded by the coding sequence ATGAAGGCTGTACTGGTGCATCGCCCTGGGGGCCCGGAGGCGCTCGACTATGTCGAGGTGCCAATGCCGACGCTGGGCGAGCGGGACGTTCTGATCCGCGCCCAGGCCTTCGGCATCGGCCAGCCCGACAAGCTGATCCGCAGCGGCGTCTACAAGTGGATGCCGCCGCTGCCGGCCAATCCCGGCAATGATGTCGCCGGGATCCTGGAAGCCGTGGGTGCGCAGGTGAGCGGGCTCACCGTCGGCCAGCGGGTGCTCCTAAGCGCGCGCGACCTCGCCCAGCGCGGCGGCTGCTACGCCGAATATGTCGCGGCCCCGGCTGACGCCGTGCATGTGCTGCCGGACAATGTTGCGTTCGAGGACGCGGTTTGCTTGCCGAACTACCAGGTCGCCTGGGCGCTGCTGCACAATTGCGGCTCCGCTACGCCGCCCCACTCGGCCCTCGTCATCGGCGCGGCCGGCGGTGTCGGGACGTCGCTGGTGCAGCTCGCGAAAATCGCCGGGATGAAGGTGATCGGCACCGTCTCTACGCCGGAGAAGGCCGCCTTTGCGCGAAAGATGGGCGCAGATGAGATCATCTATTATCGTAACGAGGACGTCGTCGCCCGGACACGCGCGCTGACCGGCGGACGCGGCGTCAGCCTGGTGCTCGATCACGTCTGCGGCCCGGAATTCTATTCCTATCTCGGCGCGCTCGATAAATGGGGCACCATCGTTTCCTACAACGCGTTTGCCGGACTGCCGACGGAAGGCCTGATGGGCGAGATGCGGAAGTATCTCGATATCTGCCCCGCGATCCGCTGCTTCTCCTTTCACATCTACGACGACGACCGCGAAGGCCGGCGCGAGATCATGCGCAAGGTGATCGGCTATCTCGCCGAGGGCGCCATCCGCCCGTCGATCTTCAAGCGCTTCAAGCTCTCCCAAGTTCGCGCCGCGCATGAACTGCTCGATTCCGGTGCGGCGTTCGGCAAGATCGTGATGACCCCGGATTGA
- a CDS encoding VOC family protein, which yields MINVKRLRHVTFISPNIEAQLDYYQSIIGLGVIQRSDGRILLGTESDELTLVLERGAVSQLTSIAYEVAPNLDPADLQKSLASLGIKSEIRSDTAPGIAKALVFDDPDGHRIELFSRWEFCKAIEPIRGLAVAKLGHVALHTPDPERAAKFFGDVLGFRVSDRIEENFVFMRCGPEHHAMNFARGTDGRLHHLAFELRDASHMHQACDLLGRNKFQILWGPVRHGPGHNVAVYHYNPDGYLIELYYSMDLMLDEELGYFEPRPWHHDRPQRPKTWIGLPRDVWGVGPAKEATEFSPAMRGVK from the coding sequence ATGATCAACGTCAAACGGCTGCGACACGTCACTTTCATCAGTCCAAACATCGAGGCGCAGCTCGACTACTATCAGTCCATCATCGGGCTCGGCGTCATCCAGCGCAGCGACGGCCGAATCCTGCTCGGCACCGAGTCCGACGAGTTGACGCTGGTTCTCGAACGCGGCGCGGTCTCGCAACTGACATCCATCGCCTATGAAGTGGCGCCCAACCTCGATCCGGCCGACCTGCAGAAATCGCTGGCAAGCCTCGGCATCAAATCGGAGATCAGGAGCGACACGGCGCCGGGAATAGCGAAGGCGCTCGTCTTCGACGATCCGGACGGGCACCGGATCGAATTGTTCTCCAGATGGGAGTTCTGCAAGGCCATCGAGCCGATCCGGGGCCTCGCTGTCGCCAAGCTCGGTCACGTCGCGCTCCACACGCCCGATCCCGAGCGGGCCGCCAAATTCTTCGGCGACGTTCTCGGCTTCCGCGTCTCCGATCGCATCGAGGAAAATTTCGTATTCATGCGCTGCGGCCCCGAACACCACGCGATGAATTTTGCTCGCGGCACCGACGGCCGTCTGCATCATCTCGCCTTCGAGCTGCGCGACGCCTCACACATGCATCAGGCCTGTGACCTGCTCGGCCGCAACAAGTTTCAGATTCTCTGGGGACCGGTGCGGCATGGACCCGGCCACAACGTCGCGGTCTATCATTACAACCCCGACGGCTACCTGATCGAGCTCTATTACAGCATGGATCTGATGCTCGACGAAGAGCTCGGCTATTTCGAGCCGCGTCCCTGGCACCACGATCGTCCGCAGCGGCCGAAGACCTGGATCGGGTTGCCGCGCGACGTCTGGGGCGTCGGCCCGGCCAAGGAAGCAACCGAATTTTCTCCAGCGATGCGCGGCGTGAAGTAA